The sequence below is a genomic window from Lolium perenne isolate Kyuss_39 chromosome 7, Kyuss_2.0, whole genome shotgun sequence.
actcctatggagcttaatgttaagcttcgtcctactgatggtgatcctcttcctgatcccacccgttatcgccatctcgttgggagtcttgtttatcttgctgtcactcgtcctgatatttcttatcctgttcatattctgagtcagtttgtctcagctcctaccactgttcactatagtcatctcctccgtgttcttcgttatcttcgtggcacgatcactcgtcgcctttttctttccccgttccagctctctccagctccagtgctattcagatgctacgtgggcgagtgatcctacggatcgtcgttcgctttctgcttactgtgtgtttcttggtggttcgcttgttgcttggaagacgaagaaacagatcgcagtttcccgttcgagcgttgaggctgagttgcgggctatggctttgttgattgctgaggtgacttggttacggtggttgcttgcagattttggggtctctgttacgacacccactccacttttgtctgacagtacaggtgctatcagtattgcacgtgatccggttaaGCATGAGCTAAGCAAGCAcatcggtgttgatgctttttacacacgtgcacaggtacaagatgatgttgttgtagttcattatgtgccttcagatttgcagttggcggatttctttacgaaggcacagacttgagcgcagcatgatttcttactctccaaactcagtgttgtggatccaccatgagtttgaggggggggggtgttagatgtatatatttatctattgtagtttccccatatgttagggggctttctgcatatgttcacctgtacatgtactatatattgtggcctttggccccctggtaatacaacaagcatattgccctaacatggtatcagagccccaggtctcaagttcaaatcctggctttcacatggttttcgcaattaagcctaaaaattgctgttgcccccctttttagccaccgctgtttcggtgtgctcttcttctttcacgtattgactgtctcttctcccgtcacacacgagtgagggtgttgtgaagtgtatatgtggattgcctagccctttccatcagttcggactttttggttcaagtggctagtgcatgaacctTAACAGTTGCCTCGGCGTACGAGAACCACTTGGGCTAGTCGCCCACCAACCTTGACGAAAGAGAAGCGTCACGCTACAACTACCTGTCGACTCTCCAAGGCAACACCCTCATGAGGGAAGACATAGACGCCTCCGTCAGCCAGTCAGAAAagcggagcttaggttttcacccggatAGCCCAAGCCATTGTCATTGGGAGAGGAAGTGGAGCTCCCCCGATGATGCCTCCAAGGAGGGTAGCGACGTTAGAAGACGCCGCCATCACCGACACCGACCCGAGGTTGAGGCTAGGTTTTCACCTAGATCAAAACACGTTTGCAGATCTAAACATACAAGGCATCCAAACTGAGCTCGTTGCGCCGCAAACATTTGTCATCGACCACCAAACAACACCGGTGGAGACCCTGTAGAACACCTCATGGTGTGAAGAACCACCAATGCAACAACCATTAGCGTCTTCGTGACTACCGGAGGATCCCTGTCCATTTTGGAGCCCCCCACCCCCCCGAGTTGCCAGAGGAGGCAATGTCCACGAGTAGCGCGCGGTCCATGGGCAGTTATGATGGCCTTATATATACACACAAAATGTAGTTCATATGTATCTTGCAATATGAATTATTTGCCTTTTGATAATTCTAGAAATATGAATTCAATATATGTGGCATTACAATTGGCAGGGGGGGCAAAACGACTAAACACTGTTGAACAGTTCTAAAAATGGCTCCCGATGGACTCTCTTAACAAGCAAGAAAGCTCTCCCCCATTGAAAAAAAAAAGTACATACAGAAAGCTCTGTCAACCTCATTGAATATAACGTTTACCTTTTCTTGATAGATTCGGGATGTtttgtatgaaaaaagaaaaagaattggcaaatGGCTTTGCACACGCCGGCGCGGCGCCGACCATGGCAGGCAGGAGAAGGCGCCAGCACGGCCACCCAATCCGTGGCCGGCACGTCACCACCGGTGGCCCCGCGGCTAAGCAACGACGGATCCTTCCTCCCTCATATTCGAATCAAATCGAAGTCCCCGCTCCGGCCCCTTTCCTTTCACCCAAACAGAGGGAGAGGTCTTCCCCCTATTTAAGCCGCCCTTCTCCTCGCCCCACCTTGCTCTGTTCCGTTCCATTCTCCCGCACGCTTTCCCTTTCCTTTCCCGTCGCGCCGATTTCGTCGGAACCGGCCAACCATATCCGCCTCCCGACCCTACACGTGCGTCCCGACCGGCTCCGGAGAACTCGCGCGCGCCGGCGGCCCGATCCCAGCCGGCCCCCGCGCCGGCGGCGGACATGGCGCGCCGCGGCGCCCTCTTCGCGCTGGTGCTCCTCGCCGTGGCTGGGGCGGCTGCGGCCGAGCCGGAGCGCGCGTCCGAGGAGGCCTCCCAGCTGCAGGTGCTGCCGCGCCCGCTCGTCATCGAGCTGCCGAccgaggaggacgcggcggcggagCTGCGGTGCGCGAGCTGGAGGATGGCGGGCGAGGCCAACAACCTGGCGCCGTGGACCGCGCTGCCCGACGAGTGCGCGCCCCACGTGCGCCGCTACCTCGCGGGCCCCGCCTACCGCTCCGACCTCGACCTCGTCGCGAGGGAGGCCTCCGCctacgcccgcgccgccgccgccgacgcctacAACGCCTGGGTGTTCGACGTCGACGAGACGCTGCTCTCCAACCTCCCCTACTACGCGCAGCACGGATACGGGTAAACTCATCCACACCCTCCACGGTTTTCAAAATTAGTACAGGGCAGGGAGTTCGATTCGTGAATTGGGGATTGCTCACAAACGTGCGCTGTTCGATTTGAAATGGTCCTGCAGGCTCGAGTTGTTCGACCACCTGGAGTTCGACAGGTGGGTGGAGCGGGGGGAGGCGCCGGCGATCCCCTCCAGCCTCACCCTCTACAACGAGGTCCGCGACCTGGGGTTCAAGACCTTCCTGCTCACCGGCCGCAGCGAGGGCCACGAGGGCGTCACCGTGGACAACCTCAGGAAGGAAGGGTTCCACGACTGGGACAAGCTCATACTCAGGTACTACATCGCGCGCGCTTCACCGTCCTGCCTGCTAATGTTACCATTGCACATTGCTACTTTTCACCCAGCTTTGGTTGGAGGAATTCGGCTAGCACGTGATGATTATCTTCGTAACCTGACTAGCTCATGGCCTTTTGTAGCACAACTAGAGACTTGCTCCTCAATGCTTCTTTGGCATTTCATTGACATGTGTTATGTTCCAAATATTTAAGTGCTGTGTATGCGCTCTTCACAATCATTAATGATTAGGACATCCACTGaaatactactactactcgaaagTACCTAAATTGCCAAATTCAGTCTCTGCCAAAAGAAATCCTTGTTGCATTCTTTCACTTGTTCGTTATGCTTTATCGAGTACTAGTGAATACTGCTAGGTCGTTGCTTCAGGCCTAAATTTGGTGCCAGCTCAGCCCTTTTATCCAAATGTTCATATCGCGCGCGTTACGACAACCTGAGAATAACTTAAACGTCCCTGCATAAGCATTCTTTTAGTTGTTGATTATTTTCTAAGTACTGCACAGTGAGTCCTACTAGGTATAGGTTCGTCAGATCTGTATTTAGTGACAGTCCTTCCATCCAAATGTTCATATGGCATTACGACAACCTGAGGAATAAGTTAAGTGCGAAATTTGTATGTTGTGTTGCTGAATTAACAACATTTTATCCTCTCGATTGGGTCAACTGAGCATTCGACATCCAATTTGTTTGCTTGAGCCCAACTAGTGTTCCTCATTTCTGCATAATAATGGAATTCTGAAACATCTCTCTGCAATGTCCAGGGCACCAGCTGACCGGAAGAAAACGGCGACGGACTACAAATCAGAGAAGAGAAAGGAGATGGAGGCGGAGGGGTACAAGATCCTAGGGAATTCCGGCGATCAGTGGAGCGACCTCTTGGGCTACTCCATGAGTGCCCGTTCCTTCAAGCTCCCCAACCCGATGTATTATATCCCCTGACGGAACGGACATGCTGGGCGTGTGAGAAATGCCGTGTTTATTTGATGCATTTTCCATGCTTGCCAGATTGAACCGTGTACTGACTGCGAAACAAAATTGAACATGATACTGAGATGAAATGTATACTGTACAGAAGCTTCACTAAATTTCGTGTAGCACACATTGAATTTGCAAGCTGAAATCTAAAGGATGAGATGTGACTTTGAGGACACATTCTATTAAAAAGGCGTCGAATCAATGGAACTCTTCTGTAAAATATTCAATGATGTTGATCAGTAAAATATTTGAACTGGTCTAATATATTTCTAAATCTCCTGTGCACATAGTTTACCATAAGTTTCCCTACCTCCGCCAAACAGTTGTTCCGAAGAGATTCGATTTGATGGTCATCAGCACGGCTTGGATGCTATGGAAGCAAAGGATCGCTAGGGCCTTTGGAAATGAGCGTGAGCAAAAGAACCTCCACCAAATGTTGGTGGAGATCAAGGAGGAGTTCTAGCTTTGGGAGATGGCGAAGAGAGGAGAGAGTAGCATTCTAGCGCGAGAGTAGGCCTTAGGCGGAGGTGAGGGGTTCTTGTGTGAGTGTCTCACAGCCTGTTGTTCGCAACAGTTCAGCTGTTCTTGTAATTGTTTTGCTTCTTCTTCTATATAAATATAAGGCACGCTTTGCGCATGCTCCCGAAAAAATTTATTTATACTATAGCACTGCACCGTGCAGAAGGGGACCTTAAATTTAGGAACACTTAGGATGGTATGAGCGAATTGAGGGAGGAGGCTAATAGGATCGACACAAAGTTAATTTCTTTAGATGTGGAACCAAGTGAATTCATGTGTATGACACCAAGCAAGATGACAAGTAAGCAACGATACAACAAGTAAAGGATAGAAGTAGTCGCAATGGAGACATGGAGACATGATTTCCGTAGTTCCTTTCTTGTTAAGAGAAATATATTAGGACATGATGCCAATGTGAATATTTTGCATAACATTTGTGAATGATTAATTGCTTATAATTATGCCATTATTGTCTGAGAGAGAAAAGATAAAGTGCACCCATGAATCTAGGTCCATTGCTTAGGTGACATGTAACTTTCGCTCCTATCCTCTTGCAATTTAGAGGATCGAGACATCTTTACATTTATTGTTTACTTTCAAGTAATCAACCTATCTCTTTATTTAAATTGTTCAATGCATAGATAACTAAAATTATTCTCATGAAGTTTGATACATATTACTTCCACTTTAACATGTGTTGTTTCAATTCCATACACTTGGGGGTTATCAGGCGCCGGCGGGATGACATGCCCCGGCGTGGCGCTCAACCTGCCATCATGGAGCTATTGCTCGCCAGTCTTCGGTACCAATTCGCATGGGGGCAACCCATCGCCGAGGAGCTCGACGTGGCGTTCGACATCACCATACAGGGGAAGGTCAAGCTCATGATGCGCGGTGTGGAGCATAGTCCAATGAAAATTAATGATTTCAGCTCAGTCATACTTGATAGCATTTTTGTGAAGAATTTATTTTAAATCACCATACTACTAGTTTGTTATTTTTTCATAACAACTATATCACATATGTACAATTACTCGATATGAAAGTTTTCTATTTTTATGGTATATCCAAAATTGTCTTAAATTTGGCGGCCATTTCGGTTCTGCCTCACGAGCTCTACGAGATTTTCTTTTTTGAGAGCAAACACATATTTCATTAATAGAAAATCAAGTTACATAAGTAAATAAACTTGGAAACTAATAGGCGGACGGGAGAAAACATGTGTAACTTTCCATAAAACTATCCCTAGTGTTTCCTACACCCGTTGAAGCTAGCAGCCGCCGCCAAACTCCAACGCCGCATAGACGCGCGTTAGAAGAGACACCGAGGCTCCAACattgccatatacaaaagagcacCATCGCCAATGATGATTTGCATTGTGAGTCGATGAACAAGCCCGCTGCAAGCAGCGAGGCACATGTCGTTATGGCACGTTGACTGGGAGACGTCCCCGTGCTACCTTGAACCAACATCTGTCGCATCCCATCGACGGAGTCGAGGAATAATGACAAATCCATCACCTCCAGACCAACATCCTCGCTCTAGAGCATCCACCTCGCCCCACCCCCAGCGCCGCCGTGGATACCGATGAATGCCAATGACACGCCGAGAAAGAGATCTCATTGGATCCAAAGAAAGACGAGAAGACCAAGCATCCCATCTGAAGGATCGAAAAGCACACGATGTTATCAACTCCAAGACGCTGATGTGAAGGTTGTTGCTGGTAGGGGAGTTGGGTTGAGCAAGATTCATTCGCCCGGACGCCGCTCCTACCACCCAACGACACACCACATGAGACAAGCCCTAACTACAAACCGAAAGAGCGGGGTCCCCTCCCCTCCTGTCGTGGAGCAGCAAGCAGAGGGAGAGGGGGCCAACGGTCACACCAACGGTGATTTGGGATCTGGGTTGCCGCCGCCCTCTCGCCAGACGAGAGAGGAGGGAAGTGGTTAGAGTCGATCCGGGCATATGCAAATTACAACATTTTCTGAGAAAAATAAATTATTGGAAAAGAACCACCAAATTAATTATGTGTGAAAGAAAAACAATGCCgttatttgattttttttaaaaagcaAAGAACCACCAAATTGTGTGCGGAAGGAGAACAATGCCagcatttgattttttttttaaaaaaaagccAAGCGTATATGTCATACGCTGAGGGTAATCAGGTGACAATGATTTTTAACCTTTGATCATTGTTTGAGTTGCTTATCGTGCAGTGCCGCACAATCAGCCACCGTCTCACCATGGTGTGCTCAATCAAGAGCACATCCACATGTTCATCTCCCTCGCTTATAAACAAGGGAAAATATATTCATCTTCCCGATGTGGGACTAAATACTTTTCAATAAACATAGTTCCTCGAGAGTATGGAGCCAGGCAACGTGATGGGCTGCCTCCTGGTATGGTCGCTTCCTGGGTTCGTGGAGTATCGGACGCTCGAGCGCGTCCCTGGCAGAGCCCGGCCCGTCTCAGATCCTATGTTAACATAATAATGTCTTTACCCTAAAAAAAATACTGTAGAataatgttttaaatttgtttttTAAGAAACACGGTACAAATGCAAACGTTCATATACGAGCGCATACACTCACCTTTATCTTAAGTGTCTTATGAACGCGCGCACACACATCCTACTCCTATAGGTATCTTCGGAAGACTGGTGGATTGGATCTTAAAATTAAAGAAGTCACCACATGCGCCTCGCTATCGATGGGAACGTCACATCCCACTTAATGAATATTTcgtctttatgagacacacagatgttaaacctggggtttgaactctagtgagctggggtacaaccacccttctAACCACTCAACCACAAATTGGTTCTCAGGTTTGTTTAAATTTTTATGTACAAATACAATAGACACTACTTACATATATTTGATAGTGTTTTATAACTTTATATATGTTTAAATTTAGAAAAATCTAAAAGATTCTTTTATGGAGGGAGGGAGTAGTAGTAGTTTTTTAAGAAACTGAAATTATGAAGAGAAAGCGTGCCGTGCGCTGATAGGAAGTTTGGCGAATGGAAAAAAATAGTTGCCAGGTTCAGTTTGCGGTGGGCCtgacaactttcttttcttttatttagTTTTGTTTTGATAAAAATTACGGCCTTTGGTGGTCTGGATGATGGGTTCAGATCCTATCGCGTTGGCGTTACAAAATTTGGACGTTTTGCACCCTAGCTCGGTCATAAAAAATGTATTCTAGTTCATGCAGGGATTTCTAGATTTAGCGCCTTTTTCCTCTCGTTGCATATGCTCTTGTTATTTATAATGTATTTTAGACACATTTTTGAATATACGAAATAAAATATTTGCGCATAGATCTCTATATCGTACATTCTCACAAAGTCGCTTAATGAAAACTTAATCTTTATGTGatcggaaaaagaaaaaaaaatcggtACCAAAATAAGGCTTCCACGAggttttttttgttctttttttttACACATGCTACAAAAACATCGTTTTTCCACGAAATTTCACATGCACACGTAGAATGTGAGAATCTTTCGAAATTTTGAGTAAAATAAACATATGCACCATGGAGCTAAAGTGAGTTCGATATATGTATGATACTTATCTAAGTACTCGCGTTGATATGCGCCTCCGCTCTGTCATCGCGGGTAGCGGAAACCATGGACCGCACGGAAGCCCTAGCAGAGGACACGCTCGCCGACATCCTCGGCCGCCTCCGGCCGCGCGACCTCGCCGCGTCCCGCTGCGTCCGCAAGGCATGGCGCGCCATCGTCGACGACCACGGGCTGCTGCTCCCTCACGTCCTCCCGCGCTCGGTGCGCGGCCTCTTCGTCAATTACAGCGACCATGTGCGGCCGTGCTTCTTCGCCGGCCCCTCGTCGACTCGGCAGCTGCCGGCGACCATCGACGGTGATCTCAGCTCCTTGCCCCattacggcggcggcggcggctgtaaGCCAATCGTGGATCAATGCAACGGCCTCCTGCTATATCGTGACCTGAGGACCCTCTGCGTGGTCAACCCCGTCACGAGGCGTTGGGATGATCTTCCCTGGGAGGATGTCGGCTGCGATGCGTACCTAGTGTTCGACCCTGCTGTGTCATTGCAATATGAGGTGTTCTCGATCCCGCACTACCCTCAGAAGGTTGTCCTGAACTCGCCCGAGCCAAGTGATGATTCTGAAGACGACTCAGAAGATGAATCCACTGAATCATCGCCTGAACTGTACGGGGACAAAGATGATTTGTCGACGACAGAGAGTAGCGACGATCAAGAGGACCCACATGATCTGATTGAATGCCCACCATCATCATGGACGCTGAATGTGTTCTCATCCAGTACAAGACTTTGGCAGAAGAGGTCGTTTGTCCGCGAAGCTGAGACACAAGGTACGGTTACTAATATGGTACTAGATCCGTTAGAGCCAAGACCTTTGTGGTGGGGACGCCCGGCGTGTACATGTAGTGCCTATTGGCGAGGATCACTCTACGTGCATTTTTGTGGTGCCTTTGTTATGAGGTATATAATATATTATAGTGCATCGTCGTAATTCTTATACGAGTACTAGTTCTGTTTCTGGCATGGAAACGTTCTTAACATTCTttataaaaaaaaaaaatgagACCCCCAGGACTAGCCCTTGGCGGCATTGTATTAAGTTTCAGAAGCGCACAGAAGTGCCACGGTGCGTACGCACTCGCGAGTGAGTACCGAGACTCGAACTCGAGCGGGGGGGCTTCCCAGGTATCATCACCCTGGTAGCCATCTGGGCTAGGCCTCAGTTGCTAACATTCTTTATGAATGACTTGACATTTTTGCAGGTTATCTTTATCAGACGGGAGGTATCGAATAATAAAGACTCCAATAGATATCGAGGAATGCAAACAAGCGCGATCTTACATTGGGAAATCGGAAAATGGGGTGTACTTTGCAACGATGTGTGATACATATCGACTTCAGGTTTGAACTCTTATGGAATCAAATGAACGGGTAGACTGGGTGTCGAAGCACAATATTAATGTTAAGCCAGCAGTAGGCTTGCACCGGTCAAGTAGTCTAGTCAGAACTAGAAAAACTTGGCTCTTACATGATGATAATGACGCTGAGGACAAAAACAGAAGTCTTATGAGAGAAAATTTGGATTGGGACTCCGATGATGATAACGTTGTGAATATTGAAGAGTTCAATGAAGGCTATGCTGGCTTTCTTGGGTTTCACCCGTACAAAGAGGTTGTTTTCTTGGAGTTGGAATCATGGTCCAGAGCAATAGGAGTTGCTTACCATTTGAATAGCTCAAAATTTCAGTATCTTGGTAAACTACACCCTAGaggaagtgagcctagctcaactggttgggggagtggatgtacaaacccagcacctgagttcaaatcctcacGGACGCGAATTAAGGTTCCTATTTATACTTAAGGCCCAGGCTGGTCCTGGTACTCATGCAATTTATCTTGAGGACTATGCTTTAATCTTAACCAAGATTAAAAATCTTAGTACTCATGCcaaatggctgtgtgcatccctaGTTGGTGCAGAGGCCGGGAAGTGAAATTCTCCCCATTTTTAAAGACACCGCTGAACATTAGCTTCAGACGGGTGCTATCTGGTAATAAGTGGACATCATGGTTACACTTATGCCAAAGATTAATGATGGTAAATTTAAATGATGAACCAGACTGTTTTATGTGGAAACTAACAACTAGTGGGTTGTTTACAGTCaaatctatgtatgaggatcttatgaatgaTCATACACCATACTTGCGGAAATATCTTTGGAAAATGAAAATCCCCCTGAAAATCaaaatttttatgtggttcctgaGTAATAAGGTGCTTTTGACAAAAGATAATTTAGCAAAGAGACAATGGATTGGGTGTACTAAATGTGTTTTTTGTGGAGAGCAAGAGACGGTAGAACACTTATTCTTAACATGCCCTTTTGCTAAATTAATTTGGCGAACTGTTAATTTTACTCATAATCTCCCTCCGCCAACCAAtattacaaatatgtttggaaattggttaaatggagttgaGAAACAATCCAAGGCTTTAATTCGCATTGGTGTATCAGCCTTATGTTGGTCAATATGGAGATGCCGCAATGATATAATCTTTAACAACAAGAAAAATTTCAATTTTTTACAGGTTATCTTCTCCATGGTGCATTGGATCCAACTTTGGGCTCTCCTATCACCACCAGAGCAGCGGGATGTcatggcttctggatgcacacggttccagatggtcgctcaggatatcttgtgccgggCTGGCTGGCAGCATATTAGTCGACTAGAGGATGCTTAGTCGATTCATGTTGTTCTCCTTTtttcgctggttgattcttgtatcgaCTTTACGCGATCCTTGAGATGTAATAAGTACTGAACAAAGACTAATGTTTCTCaataaaaggctgtgtgcatcaccacgatgcagaagccgggtttttcccttttcaaaaaaaaaaaaactcatctGGCATATGCGGATCATTTCCTTACACCCCTTGCTTGACTGGGCATCTTCTGAAACACTTCTGAGAGTTGCATTCAGACTGCAGATAGTCTAGAGAATTATCATTTTCGCGGGTTAAATTATGTACCCGAAAAGATTAAGATTAGAATTCAGCTGTGGACCTCTCGTGGATATTTGCTCTCTGTTCTTAAACACGCAAAAATACTTTTGTGTGCTTGATTCGACAGTATGCCATGTATTTATCTACCCCAATTGCTTAGTGCATGAAGGGAAAAGTGTGAGAGTGCAGGCCCTCACACTTTTtgactttctcttttttatatctctcaaaatattacatattttgatttgatttttttcCAAGTCACTAAAAAATAACAGATGGAATGGGACAAAAATAGTTCGGAATTTTTTTGTGcaatttcaaatttcaaataatttaaaattcaaaaacattcttgaaatatatatatacacaataaaataaaaaatccaaaatatttttcCCACGTTCCAATTGTTATGTTTAAGTGATCAGAATTTTTTTTGTTCAAACAATGTGTGGTGTGAGAGATACAAAAATGAGAAATTGTTTGAGAGGGGAACAAAAAGAATTTGCACGAATCTTGATGCAGAATACACGGTATGGATACGGGTGCTCACCAAGCACCTGCTCCAAAAGTCCACTCTCGTGCATGAATTATATTTACTCTTAACAATGGCGCGGTGCAATGCAGTGAAAACTGATAGATATTGCTCTGGTTTTCACTAGCCATAGATATCAGTTTAACTTAGAATTCGCGATGCAACCGTTCTGCAATATATAGGGTAGCTCCTTTCCACTTTTAT
It includes:
- the LOC127311378 gene encoding acid phosphatase 1, coding for MARRGALFALVLLAVAGAAAAEPERASEEASQLQVLPRPLVIELPTEEDAAAELRCASWRMAGEANNLAPWTALPDECAPHVRRYLAGPAYRSDLDLVAREASAYARAAAADAYNAWVFDVDETLLSNLPYYAQHGYGLELFDHLEFDRWVERGEAPAIPSSLTLYNEVRDLGFKTFLLTGRSEGHEGVTVDNLRKEGFHDWDKLILRAPADRKKTATDYKSEKRKEMEAEGYKILGNSGDQWSDLLGYSMSARSFKLPNPMYYIP